One Cydia fagiglandana chromosome 11, ilCydFagi1.1, whole genome shotgun sequence genomic region harbors:
- the LOC134668654 gene encoding uncharacterized protein LOC134668654, with translation MSQELPGLLAEQENICGLILKAQANFKKTPKARLTRGYIKTRKESIEQYFSQFVENNRALIKISTPSDKAKYEYFKDDLYSACEEMFLDLKAEMTDMLESSTTGGTSTSSTNPTPSTSRDDVKLPKIDIAKFTGNYQDWTSFYDMFTSLIHNKENLSSVQKMHYLKSYLSGEPAQLLDHLAVTETNYELAWLTLQNRYNNKRVIVNSILSKLMNQKKIHTGTAKAIREILDTTMECLNKLKVQNINTSSCDTLIIHIIVEKLETETHKEWEEEASNLNLTELPTMVMFNKFLEKRFRVLEMMQPSQTTNMNMKSTYRSTQREPNVTVVSKSFHVSPAIKCGFCKLNHHLNQCKEFQELTLEKKTEFIQNQQLCFNCLIHGHAVRFCKSKFSCQKCGRRHHTLLHNNTYQSKEKEHKEETKQEREPKDFKRERETKLEPKQDMKNKREIVAHLTTGSMTGLLSTAQINVTNHQGREFVLRALLDPCSQESFLNESAAQTMGLKRKRVNGNVSGLDQMSTPIRFAADIEISSRHNPEKKMSLTTYIVKRVTNIMPSEKLTIDNWVHLKDLQLADPTYHQPSSIDILLGVEVYNEMIQPGLIKGVPGSPIALQTHLGWIISGKVTVGTEQEREEKPFISMHLNVELNHMLKRFWELETIDEEKHKLTAEEIKVEEIYEKTTTRDEDGRYIVDLPMRHDPPVLPSNSREIALKRWKSTENRLKSKPHLLEEYNKVLEEYITLNHMKKIENKDEDNGVWLAQFAVIKWKPFVKNRVLEITEILDANHWFYVNTKQNPADPASRGVMPSKLMSTEIWWNGPEMLKEKEIRLEKGTPLDTAIEKRKNIVTMVVTNENEEQLTLLKKFSSLEKLTRVIAYCRRWLKIIDREKSNLPSYLTYEERNDALTICIRMSQEVEFSEEIEDLKGNRNLKPKSNLLALSPFLDDKNVLRVGGRLKHADMEFIRKHPIIISKNNVLLPLILREAHAKTLHGPPQMMITYLRGKYWLINAASRVKRFVRECVTCIRQNAKNREQKMGDLPDSRVKPCRPFLVTGTDFAGPIHVRMSKGRGAKSYKAYICLFVCMCTKALHIEVVSDMTTQAFLAAFKRFVSRRGHVAEMWSDHGTSFIGTEKELLEMWSQGKSSVPDEFISMLDREGTK, from the coding sequence ATGTCTCAAGAATTACCTGGTTTATTAGCCGAGCAAGAAAATATTTGTGGCCTAATTCTCAAAGCGCAAGCGAACTTCAAGAAAACACCAAAAGCGAGATTAACAAGAGGATACATCAAGACAAGAAAAGAATCCATAGAACAATATTTTAGTCAGTTCGTAGAAAACAATCGAGCCTTGATAAAAATATCTACACCGTCAGACAAAGCGAAGTACGAGTATTTCAAAGACGATCTATATTCAGCGTGCGAAGAAATGTTTCTAGATTTGAAAGCAGAGATGACAGATATGCTTGAGAGTTCGACGACGGGTGGTACGAGTACAAGCAGCACTAATCCAACACCAAGCACAAGCAGGGATGACGTGAAGCTACCGAAAATAGATATAGCGAAGTTTACCGGTAACTACCAAGATTGGACTTCGTTTTACGACATGTTTACATCACTCATCCACAACAAAGAGAACTTGAGCAGCGTCCAAAAGATGCACTATTTAAAAAGCTACTTGTCTGGAGAACCTGCTCAACTGTTGGATCACCTAGCCGTCACTGAAACAAACTACGAATTGGCATGGCTCACGCTGCAGAACAGGTACAACAACAAGAGAGTTATAGTTAATTCCATCTTAAGCAAGTTAATGAATCAAAAGAAAATTCACACAGGCACTGCTAAAGCGATTCGAGAGATATTAGATACAACTATGGAGTGCCTTAACAAGCTGAAAGTACAAAACATCAATACAAGTTCATGTGATACACTTATTATACACATCATTGTTGAGAAGTTAGAAACCGAGACACATAAAGAGTGGGAGGAAGAAGCAAGTAACCTGAACCTCACAGAGTTACCTACAATGGTCATGTTCAACAAGTTCTTAGAAAAGAGATTCCGAGTTTTAGAGATGATGCAACCTAGCCAAACAACGAACATGAACATGAAGAGTACCTACCGAAGCACCCAGAGAGAACCTAACGTCACTGTCGTGTCTAAGTCATTTCACGTGTCACCAGCTATCAAGTGTGGTTTTTGCAAGCTAAACCATCATTTGAACCAATGTAAAGAGTTTCAAGAGCTAACACTAGAAAAGAAAACAGAGTTCATTCAAAACCAACAACTCTGCTTTAACTGCCTAATCCATGGTCATGCTGTCCGCTTCTGTAAGAGCAAGTTTTCATGTCAAAAGTGCGGAAGAAGACATCACACACTGTTGCACAATAATACATACCAATCCAAAGAGAAAGAGCACAAAGAAGAAACAAAACAAGAGAGAGAACCCAAAGATTTCAAGCGAGAGAGAGAAACTAAACTAGAACCCAAGCAAGACATGAAGAATAAGAGAGAGATAGTTGCCCACCTAACAACAGGAAGCATGACAGGATTATTATCTACAGCACAAATTAACGTGACGAACCATCAAGGAAGAGAATTCGTTTTAAGAGCCTTGTTGGATCCATGTTCTCAAGAGTCTTTCCTGAACGAGTCTGCAGCCCAAACTATGGGGCTTAAGAGAAAACGCGTAAACGGAAACGTATCAGGTCTTGATCAGATGAGCACACCCATCCGATTTGCTGCAGATATCGAGATTTCATCACGTCATAATCCTGAAAAGAAAATGAGTTTAACAACCTACATAGTAAAGCGAGTAACAAACATCATGCCTTCAGAGAAACTTACCATCGACAACTGGGTTCACCTAAAAGACTTACAACTAGCTGATCCGACTTACCACCAGCCAAGTTCTATAGATATTCTATTGGGAGTAGAAGTTTACAACGAGATGATACAGCCTGGTCTGATCAAAGGCGTTCCAGGCTCTCCCATAGCTTTACAAACACATTTGGGTTGGATAATATCAGGAAAAGTCACAGTCGGAACAGAACAAGAGCGAGAAGAGAAACCATTCATTAGCATGCATTTAAATGTCGAGTTGAACCATATGCTAAAGAGATTCTGGGAGCTAGAGACAATAGATGAAGAAAAACACAAGCTAACAGCAGAAGAGATCAAAGTAGAAGAAATATACGAAAAAACTACCACTAGAGACGAAGACGGACGTTACATAGTAGATCTGCCAATGAGACATGACCCACCAGTTCTACCATCTAACAGCCGAGAGATTGCACTGAAACGCTGGAAGTCTACAGAGAACAGACTTAAGAGTAAACCACACCTATTAGAAGAATACAACAAAGTTCTAGAAGAGTACATAACGCTAAACCACATGAAGAAAATAGAAAACAAAGATGAAGATAATGGTGTGTGGCTAGCTCAATTTGCTGTGATTAAATGGAAGCCTTTTGTAAAGAATAGAGTCTTAGAAATCACAGAGATACTCGATGCTAATCACTGGTTCTACGTAAACACTAAGCAGAACCCTGCTGATCCTGCTTCAAGAGGAGTGATGCCTTCAAAACTTATGTCCACAGAGATATGGTGGAACGGACCTGAAATGCTGAAAGAGAAAGAAATAAGATTAGAAAAAGGAACTCCACTAGACACAGCAATAGAAAAGAGAAAGAATATAGTAACGATGGTAGTAACCAATGAGAATGAGGAACAACTTACCTTATTGAAGAAGTTTTCATCACTGGAGAAACTTACCCGTGTTATTGCATACTGCAGACGCTGGCTGAAAATTATAGATAGAGAGAAAAGTAACTTACCTTCTTACCTGACGTACGAAGAAAGAAACGATGCACTTACAATATGTATAAGGATGTCACAAGAAGTGGAATTTTCAGAAGAGATAGAAGACCTGAAAGGAAACAGAAACTTAAAACCTAAGAGTAACCTACTAGCTCTATCCCCTTTCCTTGACGACAAGAATGTTCTAAGAGTCGGTGGTCGATTGAAGCACGCAGATATGGAATTCATACGAAAACACCCGATCATCATTTCAAAGAACAATGTATTACTACCGTTAATATTGAGAGAAGCTCATGCCAAAACACTACACGGCCCTCCGCAAATGATGATTACATACTTACGAGGCAAATATTGGCTGATTAACGCAGCAAGCCGCGTTAAGCGTTTTGTGCGGGAGTGCGTTACATGTATAAGACAGAATGCGAAGAACAGAGAACAAAAGATGGGAGATTTACCTGATTCTAGAGTCAAGCCATGTAGACCATTCTTGGTCACCGGAACGGACTTTGCGGGACCAATACATGTCAGAATGAGCAAGGGTAGAGGTGCCAAATCCTACAAGGCCTACATATGTTTATTCGTTTGTATGTGCACGAAGGCACTACATATAGAGGTTGTAAGTGACATGACGACACAagcctttctggcagcatttaaAAGATTCGTTTCAAGGCGAGGCCATGTGGCAGAAATGTGGAGTGATCACGGAACTTCATTCATTGGCACTGAGAAAGAGTTACTAGAGATGTGGAGTCAAGGGAAATCCAGTGTACCAGATGAGTTTATTTCGATGCTAGATAGAGAAGGGACGAAATGA